From a single Fusobacterium ulcerans ATCC 49185 genomic region:
- a CDS encoding DUF4139 domain-containing protein: protein MKSKFLLILVGLIMGGTMNLEANDTVKNVDVPIKKVTLYSSGVGYFEHKGTIENASKLTLPFETSALNDVLKSIIIYDPNTALPVINYPSEETVKRTLASLSIDLNNNPSIEEILNSLRGAEVKIVATREITGKIIGAKVKKVKVGDEIAEVSSLSVLSEGQIQTIKTDEIISYSFTDSKITADMNRALDLILNSKNTNIKNININLSGDKKRDIEFSYVIASPVWKATYRFDLADEKPYLQGWAIVDNVGEMDWNNVELSLVTGRPISFIQELYAPYHLNRPIIPLSIAGFAQAKTYESGISDIYYDEIEDIEMSKEVFASEINISGKKMMRSSLAFGGNANQEVTNTRNAGDMFMFTTPKPVTLERQQSAMIPLVQTTFDAKKVSIFDGRNARHGVISNPALGVKFKNNSGMKLPAGPITIYDDGTYVGDALLEFLPENEERMIAYGDDLSVTGTVSVSETAKTDTITVTKGVLNISIKHVYEKVYTFKNTSTKDKNIVVEHPIMNNSKLIEPQKYIEKTGNLYRFDVKIKNGSEAKIAVKEEVTKLTSTSIVSFSKDTLVYYSTNKDISPNVREFFVKAAAMYGEMEETQVKLKEMSDLRENYVKEQDRMRKNIDTVGSTSVQGKEYIIKLTSLDKKIEDLDGKIKETTQKLQELRNKYNEFIKGLNG from the coding sequence ATGAAATCAAAGTTTTTATTGATTTTAGTAGGATTAATAATGGGAGGGACAATGAACCTAGAAGCTAATGACACAGTAAAGAATGTAGATGTACCAATAAAAAAAGTAACATTATATTCATCAGGTGTGGGATATTTTGAGCATAAGGGAACTATTGAAAATGCATCAAAATTAACACTGCCATTTGAAACAAGTGCTTTAAATGATGTATTAAAATCTATTATTATCTATGATCCTAATACTGCTTTACCAGTGATAAATTATCCTTCAGAAGAAACTGTGAAAAGGACTCTTGCCAGCTTGAGTATTGATCTTAATAATAATCCCTCCATTGAAGAGATATTAAATTCACTAAGAGGAGCAGAAGTAAAGATTGTAGCCACTAGAGAAATAACTGGGAAAATAATAGGTGCTAAAGTTAAAAAAGTAAAAGTAGGAGATGAGATAGCAGAAGTATCCAGTCTTTCTGTATTAAGTGAAGGACAAATCCAAACTATAAAAACAGATGAAATTATATCTTATAGTTTTACAGATTCTAAAATAACAGCTGATATGAACAGGGCATTAGATTTAATATTGAATTCTAAAAATACAAATATAAAAAATATAAATATCAATCTTTCTGGAGATAAAAAAAGAGATATAGAATTCAGCTATGTAATAGCAAGTCCTGTATGGAAGGCTACTTATAGATTTGATTTAGCTGATGAAAAACCATATCTTCAAGGATGGGCAATAGTAGACAATGTAGGTGAGATGGATTGGAACAATGTAGAGTTATCTCTTGTAACGGGAAGACCTATATCATTTATACAGGAACTATATGCACCATATCATTTAAATAGACCTATTATTCCACTATCAATTGCTGGATTTGCACAAGCTAAAACCTATGAGAGCGGAATATCAGATATATATTATGATGAAATAGAAGACATAGAAATGAGCAAGGAAGTTTTTGCTTCAGAAATTAATATAAGTGGAAAGAAAATGATGAGGTCATCTTTGGCTTTTGGAGGAAATGCTAATCAAGAAGTAACTAATACTAGAAATGCTGGGGATATGTTTATGTTTACAACACCAAAGCCTGTTACTTTGGAAAGACAGCAAAGCGCAATGATTCCACTAGTACAAACTACTTTTGATGCAAAGAAAGTATCCATATTTGATGGAAGAAATGCAAGACATGGTGTTATTTCCAATCCAGCACTTGGGGTGAAGTTTAAGAATAATTCTGGAATGAAATTACCAGCAGGTCCTATTACAATATATGATGATGGAACATATGTGGGGGATGCACTTTTAGAGTTTTTACCTGAGAATGAAGAAAGAATGATAGCCTATGGAGATGATCTTTCTGTAACTGGAACAGTATCAGTTTCAGAAACTGCTAAAACAGATACTATAACAGTAACTAAAGGAGTTCTGAATATAAGTATAAAACATGTTTATGAAAAAGTTTATACATTTAAAAATACTAGTACTAAAGATAAAAATATTGTGGTGGAGCATCCTATTATGAATAATTCAAAATTAATAGAACCACAAAAATATATAGAAAAAACAGGTAATTTATATCGTTTTGATGTGAAAATAAAAAATGGCAGTGAGGCAAAAATTGCTGTAAAAGAAGAGGTAACAAAGCTGACTAGTACAAGTATTGTAAGTTTTTCTAAGGATACATTGGTGTATTATTCAACAAATAAGGATATATCTCCTAATGTTCGAGAGTTTTTTGTAAAAGCTGCAGCTATGTATGGTGAAATGGAAGAAACGCAAGTAAAACTTAAAGAAATGTCTGATTTACGTGAAAATTATGTAAAAGAGCAGGATAGAATGAGAAAAAATATTGATACTGTTGGCAGTACTTCAGTACAAGGAAAAGAATATATTATAAAGCTGACATCACTTGATAAAAAGATAGAAGATCTTGATGGAAAAATAAAAGAAACAACTCAAAAGCTGCAAGAATTGAGAAATAAATATAATGAATTTATTAAAGGGTTGAATGGATAA
- a CDS encoding solute:sodium symporter family transporter, which yields MNLLAVVTFIFFTGLVAVISWYLTKNENLDSNSGYFLGGRSLSGVVIAGSLLLTNLSTEQLVGMNGNAFMGGLSVIGYEVTSGITLIFMGLYFLPRYLTSGFTTVPQFLEERYDKGTRNIVAVLFLISLGVIFLPVVLYSGGVALNSLFNISAMFGISEQAALVLTIWGIGIIGGIYAIFGGLKAVAVSDTINGVGLVAGGLLIPILGLRALGDGSFLQGIEKLVINHPEKLNAIGDTTAPVPFSTLFTGIILINTFYWCTNQAIVQRAFGAKSLAEGQKGVIYAGFLKIFAPIILAIPGIIAFHLYGNEITKGDFAYPILVNKVLPTPLVGFFGAVLFGAILSSFNSALNSASTLFCLDLYKPIVNPDIEDKKLVTVGKIFGTVLGILAILVAPYIVNAPNGLFEFMKKFMGFFNVPTLVIVFVGFFSRKIPAIAAKVAIFVFMFLYGMMQFVYKVNISFLHVLGMLFFLCVIIMVVIGYIAPMKTPYIQSRKNEISLVHWRYAKPMSSLIATTTIYVYTLLSHNGLVGLTKNIGSRFTMITAVYIILSAVLFVLVDKMGMAKEKESVKQTI from the coding sequence ATGAATCTATTAGCAGTGGTTACATTTATTTTCTTTACTGGATTAGTAGCAGTAATATCTTGGTATCTTACAAAAAATGAAAATCTTGATTCTAACAGTGGGTATTTTTTAGGTGGAAGAAGTTTAAGTGGCGTAGTTATAGCAGGTTCATTATTACTTACTAATCTTTCTACAGAACAGTTAGTAGGAATGAATGGAAATGCTTTTATGGGAGGGTTATCTGTAATTGGTTATGAAGTAACATCAGGTATAACTTTGATATTTATGGGATTATACTTCCTTCCAAGATATTTAACAAGTGGATTTACAACTGTTCCTCAATTTCTTGAAGAAAGATATGACAAAGGAACAAGAAATATAGTTGCTGTTCTTTTTCTGATAAGTCTTGGAGTTATTTTCCTTCCAGTTGTATTATATTCTGGTGGAGTAGCCTTAAACTCTCTTTTCAATATATCAGCAATGTTTGGAATATCAGAGCAGGCTGCTCTTGTACTTACTATATGGGGAATTGGTATCATTGGAGGAATTTATGCTATATTCGGTGGATTGAAAGCAGTTGCTGTTTCTGATACTATCAATGGTGTAGGACTTGTAGCTGGAGGATTACTTATTCCAATTCTTGGACTAAGAGCTTTAGGTGATGGAAGTTTTTTACAAGGAATAGAAAAATTAGTTATAAATCATCCTGAAAAATTAAATGCAATAGGAGATACTACTGCACCAGTTCCATTCTCTACTCTTTTTACAGGAATTATCTTGATAAATACATTCTACTGGTGTACAAATCAGGCAATAGTACAAAGAGCATTTGGTGCTAAAAGTTTGGCAGAGGGACAAAAAGGAGTTATCTATGCTGGATTCCTAAAAATATTTGCTCCAATTATTCTTGCAATTCCTGGTATAATTGCTTTCCATTTATATGGAAATGAAATAACTAAAGGTGATTTTGCTTATCCAATACTTGTAAATAAAGTTCTTCCTACTCCTTTAGTAGGGTTCTTTGGAGCAGTTCTTTTTGGAGCTATATTAAGTTCCTTTAACTCTGCTTTAAATTCAGCTTCTACATTATTCTGTTTAGATTTGTATAAGCCTATTGTCAATCCTGATATAGAAGATAAAAAGCTGGTAACTGTTGGTAAAATATTTGGAACTGTTCTTGGTATCCTTGCTATTTTAGTAGCACCATATATAGTAAATGCTCCAAATGGACTGTTTGAATTTATGAAAAAATTCATGGGATTCTTCAATGTTCCAACTCTTGTAATAGTATTTGTAGGTTTCTTCTCAAGAAAAATACCTGCTATTGCAGCTAAAGTTGCTATCTTTGTATTTATGTTCCTTTATGGAATGATGCAGTTTGTGTATAAAGTAAATATAAGCTTCCTTCATGTACTAGGAATGTTATTCTTTCTTTGTGTAATAATCATGGTTGTCATTGGGTATATTGCTCCTATGAAAACTCCTTATATACAAAGCAGAAAAAATGAAATTTCTTTGGTACATTGGAGATATGCAAAACCTATGAGTTCCCTAATAGCAACAACTACTATATATGTCTATACACTTCTTTC
- a CDS encoding sulfatase, whose protein sequence is MKKRPNILLITSDQQHFDTIGAFNKEILTPNLDRLVKEGTTFDRAYCPNPTCTPTRASIITGKYPSQHGAWTLGTKLSENETTIGDIFRGNGYKSALIGKAHFQPLASTEEFSSLEAYPYLQDLEFWKNYRGRFYGFDHVELARNHTNESHVGQHYAIWLEEKGCKNWRDYYLNPTGNMSEEEYPRLEILVEKEGNILNSKRNWGKWEIPEEYHYNSWIAERCNSMLENYKNNDESFFLWASFFDPHPEYFVPEPWASMYDPEKLTIDEEIINDDHKYNPPHFKKTQEKNPDFSEYKETGFGIHGMHSHLQKKEDIKKDLALYYGMVSMMDKYIGKILDKLEELELAEDTIIVFTTDHGHFVGQHGLIRKGPFHYEDLIKIPFIVKYPEVVPENKVSHSLQSLVDLAPTFLSMCGIKIPYDMTGIDQTKAWADENVKLRDHVICENHHEPTTIHLKTYVDDRYKLTVYYNQSYGELFDLKEDPKELNNLWNNKKYKELKSELLLKYIWAELGKEPMWMPRIKQA, encoded by the coding sequence ATGAAAAAAAGACCTAATATTTTATTGATAACAAGTGATCAGCAGCACTTTGATACAATAGGTGCTTTTAATAAAGAGATTCTTACTCCTAATCTTGACAGGTTAGTTAAAGAAGGAACTACTTTTGACAGAGCTTATTGTCCAAATCCTACTTGTACTCCTACCAGAGCATCTATTATTACTGGAAAATATCCAAGTCAACATGGTGCATGGACTTTAGGAACTAAATTATCTGAAAATGAAACTACCATTGGAGATATATTCAGAGGAAATGGATACAAGAGTGCTCTAATAGGAAAAGCACATTTTCAACCACTGGCATCTACTGAGGAATTTTCCTCTTTAGAAGCTTACCCATATTTGCAAGACCTTGAGTTCTGGAAAAATTATAGAGGTAGATTCTATGGATTTGACCATGTGGAGCTTGCAAGAAACCATACTAATGAATCTCATGTAGGACAACATTATGCAATATGGCTTGAAGAAAAAGGATGCAAAAACTGGAGAGATTATTATTTAAATCCTACTGGTAATATGAGTGAAGAGGAATATCCAAGATTAGAAATATTAGTAGAAAAAGAAGGAAATATTCTTAACAGTAAAAGAAACTGGGGAAAATGGGAAATTCCAGAAGAATATCACTATAATTCATGGATAGCTGAAAGATGTAACAGTATGCTTGAAAATTACAAAAACAATGATGAAAGTTTCTTTCTTTGGGCAAGTTTCTTTGACCCTCATCCTGAATATTTTGTACCTGAACCTTGGGCATCTATGTACGATCCAGAAAAGCTTACTATAGATGAAGAAATAATAAATGATGATCATAAATATAATCCACCACATTTTAAGAAAACACAGGAGAAGAATCCTGATTTTAGTGAGTATAAAGAAACTGGATTTGGTATCCATGGTATGCATTCACATCTACAAAAAAAGGAAGATATCAAAAAAGACCTTGCCCTATATTATGGAATGGTATCAATGATGGATAAATATATTGGTAAAATTCTGGATAAATTGGAAGAGTTAGAACTTGCTGAAGATACTATAATAGTTTTCACAACAGACCATGGTCATTTTGTTGGTCAACACGGACTTATCAGAAAAGGTCCTTTTCATTATGAAGATCTTATCAAAATACCTTTTATTGTAAAATATCCTGAAGTTGTCCCAGAAAACAAAGTTTCTCACTCTCTTCAATCATTGGTAGACCTTGCTCCTACTTTCTTGAGTATGTGCGGAATAAAAATACCATATGATATGACTGGAATAGACCAAACTAAAGCATGGGCAGATGAAAATGTAAAATTGAGAGATCATGTTATTTGTGAAAACCACCATGAACCTACCACTATACATTTAAAAACTTATGTTGATGATAGATACAAATTAACAGTATATTACAATCAGTCCTATGGAGAACTTTTTGACTTAAAAGAAGATCCAAAAGAATTAAATAATTTATGGAATAATAAAAAATACAAAGAACTGAAAAGTGAGCTACTTTTAAAATATATTTGGGCTGAGCTTGGAAAAGAACCAATGTGGATGCCAAGAATAAAACAGGCATAA
- a CDS encoding aspartate ammonia-lyase encodes MTKYRLESDSIGTLEVPADAYYGVQSLRGQNNFHITGYKVSDTFIKALAYVKKATSKANYEAGVITQEVEAAMIKAADEIIAGGFRDQFITDVIQGGAGTSMNMNMNEVIANRANEILGGELGKYDKCHPNDHVNYGQSTNDVVPTAGKLTVQFMIKDLLVSLQELYDTLQAKGNEFDHVIKMGRTHLQDAVPIRLGQEFRAFSGPVARDIKRIKGAVEELTYVNMGATAVGTGINADVNYVENVVRILSEVSGFDFKQSPDLVDGTRNLDSFVWLSSALKTCAVNLSKTANDLRLMASGPKAGLAEISLPQQQPGSSIMPGKVNPVIPEVLNQVCFQIFGNDITIVKAAEAGQLELNVFEPVLFFNLFQSIEILKNGIKTFIENCLKGITAQEENCKAWVDRSVGIITALNPHIGYKNAAEIAKLSIKTGTPVAQIVLERGLLSKEDLDIILNPFEMTKPGIPGKELLNKNK; translated from the coding sequence ATGACAAAATACAGATTAGAAAGTGATTCAATAGGAACTTTAGAGGTTCCTGCAGACGCATATTATGGTGTGCAATCTCTTAGAGGACAAAACAATTTTCACATTACAGGTTACAAAGTAAGTGATACTTTTATAAAAGCATTAGCATATGTAAAAAAAGCAACATCAAAAGCAAACTATGAAGCAGGAGTTATTACTCAAGAAGTAGAAGCTGCTATGATAAAAGCTGCTGATGAAATCATTGCTGGAGGATTCAGAGATCAATTCATCACTGACGTTATCCAAGGTGGAGCAGGGACTTCTATGAATATGAACATGAATGAAGTTATTGCTAACAGAGCTAATGAAATATTAGGTGGAGAACTTGGTAAATATGACAAATGTCATCCAAATGACCATGTAAACTATGGACAATCAACTAATGACGTTGTTCCAACTGCTGGAAAATTAACAGTTCAATTTATGATAAAAGACTTATTAGTTTCTTTACAAGAACTTTATGATACACTACAAGCTAAAGGAAATGAATTTGACCATGTAATTAAAATGGGAAGAACTCATCTTCAAGATGCTGTCCCTATTAGATTAGGACAAGAATTCAGAGCATTCTCTGGACCAGTAGCAAGAGATATCAAAAGAATCAAAGGAGCAGTAGAAGAGCTTACTTATGTAAATATGGGAGCAACTGCTGTTGGAACTGGTATCAATGCTGATGTTAACTATGTAGAAAACGTTGTAAGAATTCTTTCAGAAGTTTCTGGATTTGATTTCAAACAATCTCCAGACCTAGTTGATGGAACTAGAAATCTTGACAGTTTTGTATGGTTATCTTCTGCACTAAAAACTTGTGCTGTAAACCTATCAAAAACTGCTAACGATTTAAGACTTATGGCTTCTGGACCAAAAGCTGGACTAGCAGAAATTTCTTTACCTCAACAACAGCCTGGTTCTTCAATCATGCCTGGTAAAGTAAACCCAGTTATTCCTGAAGTATTAAACCAAGTATGTTTCCAAATATTTGGAAACGACATTACTATAGTAAAGGCTGCTGAAGCAGGACAATTAGAATTAAATGTATTCGAACCAGTTTTATTCTTCAACTTATTCCAATCAATAGAAATCTTGAAAAATGGAATCAAAACTTTCATAGAAAACTGTTTGAAAGGAATTACAGCTCAAGAAGAAAACTGTAAAGCTTGGGTAGATAGAAGTGTTGGTATCATTACAGCTCTTAACCCTCATATTGGATATAAAAATGCAGCTGAAATAGCTAAATTATCTATAAAAACTGGAACTCCAGTTGCACAAATCGTTCTTGAAAGAGGATTATTAAGTAAAGAAGATCTAGATATCATTTTAAATCCATTTGAAATGACTAAACCTGGAATCCCTGGAAAAGAACTTTTAAACAAAAACAAATAA
- a CDS encoding shikimate kinase translates to MKDNIALIGFMGSGKSTIGRVLAKYLDMKFIDIDKMISAREKKTIPEIFEEKGEAYFRKLEREIVYEESLDNNIVIATGGGVIIDNENIKTLRETSFIVYLDCTIECIYERVRHSKGRPLLNVDDMFEKIKELHSKREILYRISADFSVKIDIDSNMYDTAEKIKEAYIYNS, encoded by the coding sequence ATGAAGGATAATATAGCTCTAATTGGTTTTATGGGAAGTGGAAAAAGCACTATAGGCAGAGTTCTAGCCAAATACTTAGATATGAAATTCATTGATATAGATAAAATGATCTCTGCAAGAGAGAAAAAAACAATCCCAGAGATATTTGAAGAAAAGGGAGAAGCTTATTTCAGGAAATTAGAGAGAGAGATTGTTTATGAGGAATCTTTAGATAATAATATAGTTATTGCTACTGGTGGAGGAGTCATAATAGACAATGAAAACATAAAAACTCTAAGAGAAACTTCGTTTATTGTGTATCTGGATTGTACTATTGAATGTATATATGAAAGAGTAAGACATAGTAAGGGAAGACCTCTTCTTAATGTAGATGATATGTTTGAGAAGATAAAGGAACTTCATTCTAAAAGAGAGATTCTATACAGAATATCTGCTGATTTTAGTGTGAAGATAGATATAGACAGCAATATGTATGATACTGCAGAAAAAATAAAAGAGGCTTATATTTATAACAGTTAA
- a CDS encoding SDR family NAD(P)-dependent oxidoreductase, whose translation MCNENRLKGKLALITGATSGIGKSCAEKLAEMGVDLILTGRRNEVLNEIKVEIEKKYGVKVLPVQLDARNSKEVAEKIAALEGEWKNIDILVNNAGLALGMEKVYSNSAEDIDAVIDTNVKGMLYMIREVVPGMVERDKPSLVINMGSVAGDAAYAGGAVYCASKAAVKTLSDGLRIDLVDTKVKVTNIKPGLVETNFSVIRFKGDKDKAEKVYKGIEALTPDDIADTVTYICNLPDNVQIPEIVMTPMFQADGRTVYKK comes from the coding sequence ATGTGTAATGAAAATCGTTTGAAAGGGAAACTTGCTTTGATTACTGGAGCTACAAGTGGAATAGGGAAATCTTGTGCTGAAAAGCTTGCAGAAATGGGAGTTGACCTTATTCTTACTGGAAGAAGAAATGAAGTATTAAATGAAATTAAAGTTGAAATAGAAAAAAAATATGGTGTAAAGGTATTGCCTGTACAGCTTGATGCAAGAAATTCTAAAGAAGTTGCTGAAAAAATAGCTGCTCTTGAAGGTGAATGGAAAAATATAGATATTCTTGTAAATAATGCAGGACTTGCTTTAGGGATGGAGAAAGTATATTCTAATTCAGCAGAAGATATAGATGCAGTTATAGATACAAATGTAAAAGGTATGCTTTATATGATAAGAGAAGTAGTTCCTGGAATGGTAGAGAGAGATAAACCATCTCTTGTAATAAATATGGGATCAGTAGCAGGAGATGCTGCATATGCAGGAGGAGCAGTATATTGTGCTTCTAAGGCAGCTGTAAAGACTCTTTCTGATGGATTGAGAATAGATTTAGTTGATACAAAAGTAAAGGTAACTAATATAAAACCTGGATTAGTTGAAACTAACTTTAGTGTAATAAGATTTAAAGGAGATAAAGATAAAGCTGAAAAAGTATATAAAGGAATAGAAGCTCTTACTCCAGATGATATAGCTGATACAGTTACATATATTTGTAATCTTCCTGATAATGTGCAAATTCCAGAGATAGTTATGACTCCTATGTTCCAAGCTGATGGACGTACTGTATATAAAAAATAA
- a CDS encoding APC family permease, with amino-acid sequence MNTNESSELKREIGVFGGISIIGGIMIGAGIFYIGSYVLMRVGMNIGLALICWLIGGLISLMGGLCFAELGSMMPKAGGTTVYLNEAYHPMVGFMSGMSSCLLAGPGSIAGLSIALIASFRTFTTISDVGLKALAVMLIVFLTICNCYGVKKASILQNVSMVAKLIPILLIMISALFMGNIFPDVSLSTVNEAAQSTGRSVIGMIAFAVVATLWAYDGWQNLNSLAEEIKEPQRNLPLSLAIGIGGVIILYMLFNFAIFRVLPMEDIKNMIAKGDYYLGTEVARRMFGNAGAVIVVIGMILAIFGSLNGLILSGPRIYYALAKEGHFFKMFLNVHPVYKVPTNAIIAQAIVSITLVLSRNLEQLATLVVFTGMIFKLLTILSVVVFRKKYPNMERPYKVIAYPVTVIITSLVFLGLILNNLAKDPVNSILSCAVQIFAVALYMYFDRKIKKEKIDTEA; translated from the coding sequence ATGAATACAAATGAATCATCAGAACTAAAACGGGAAATAGGGGTGTTTGGTGGAATTAGTATTATTGGTGGAATAATGATAGGGGCAGGAATTTTCTATATAGGCTCTTATGTTCTTATGAGAGTTGGAATGAATATTGGATTGGCATTAATATGCTGGCTGATAGGAGGGCTTATCAGTTTAATGGGAGGATTATGCTTTGCTGAGTTGGGAAGTATGATGCCAAAAGCTGGAGGAACTACAGTATATTTGAATGAAGCTTATCACCCAATGGTAGGATTTATGTCAGGTATGTCATCATGCTTACTTGCTGGACCTGGTTCAATAGCAGGACTTTCAATAGCACTTATTGCATCTTTTAGAACTTTTACCACTATAAGTGATGTAGGGCTGAAAGCTTTAGCTGTAATGCTTATAGTTTTTCTTACTATATGTAATTGCTATGGAGTAAAAAAAGCTTCAATTCTCCAAAATGTATCAATGGTGGCAAAATTGATACCTATTCTTTTAATTATGATATCAGCTCTCTTTATGGGAAATATTTTTCCAGATGTTTCATTGTCTACAGTGAATGAAGCTGCTCAAAGTACAGGAAGAAGTGTCATAGGTATGATAGCTTTTGCTGTGGTTGCAACTTTATGGGCATATGATGGCTGGCAGAATTTGAACTCTTTGGCAGAAGAGATAAAAGAACCTCAAAGAAATTTACCATTGTCACTGGCAATAGGAATTGGAGGAGTAATAATATTATATATGTTGTTTAACTTTGCTATATTTCGTGTTCTTCCAATGGAAGATATCAAAAATATGATAGCTAAAGGGGATTATTATTTAGGAACAGAAGTTGCTAGAAGAATGTTTGGAAATGCTGGAGCAGTAATAGTTGTAATTGGAATGATTCTAGCTATTTTTGGGTCATTAAATGGATTGATATTATCAGGACCACGTATTTATTATGCTTTGGCAAAAGAAGGACATTTCTTTAAAATGTTTTTAAATGTACACCCTGTATATAAAGTTCCAACAAATGCAATAATTGCTCAGGCAATAGTTTCAATAACTCTTGTGCTGTCACGTAATTTAGAGCAGTTGGCTACTTTAGTTGTATTTACTGGAATGATTTTTAAACTTTTAACAATATTATCAGTTGTTGTGTTCCGTAAAAAATATCCAAATATGGAGCGTCCATATAAGGTAATAGCTTACCCTGTAACAGTTATCATAACATCTTTGGTATTTTTAGGATTGATATTAAACAATCTTGCAAAAGATCCTGTAAACTCTATTTTAAGCTGTGCAGTTCAGATATTTGCAGTTGCTCTGTACATGTATTTCGATAGAAAAATTAAAAAAGAAAAAATAGATACAGAAGCATAG
- a CDS encoding DUF4253 domain-containing protein codes for MRKIILLGVCLILLCSCIKKNKLSSDEENLLNEIGFDKNLIIEVKSLLKSDFKQLPAIEQETGDILKEQYFNGIYFDKYNDNYVKLKEKLEKNNYRVFLFEINYPEKHVAIIKGNDKFDVLRYRRTDGINYGLETEDIINKVSEWDKKYVVNVVGCGRDWVWIELSKLPRDLDRFSKEVYEFCPDIVDQGVGDIKKLKESIKENNELFLWWD; via the coding sequence ATGAGAAAAATAATTTTATTAGGAGTATGTTTGATATTATTATGCAGTTGTATAAAAAAAAATAAATTATCAAGTGATGAAGAAAATTTGTTAAATGAAATAGGTTTTGATAAAAATTTGATAATAGAAGTAAAATCATTGTTAAAAAGTGACTTTAAACAACTGCCAGCTATTGAACAAGAAACTGGTGATATATTAAAAGAACAGTATTTTAATGGAATCTACTTTGATAAATATAATGATAACTATGTAAAGTTAAAAGAAAAACTGGAGAAAAATAATTATAGAGTTTTTTTGTTTGAAATCAATTATCCAGAAAAGCATGTTGCTATAATAAAAGGAAATGATAAATTTGATGTTTTAAGATATAGAAGGACAGATGGGATTAATTATGGATTGGAAACAGAAGATATTATAAATAAAGTTTCAGAGTGGGATAAGAAATATGTAGTAAATGTAGTTGGATGTGGGAGAGATTGGGTATGGATAGAACTTAGTAAATTGCCAAGGGATTTAGATAGATTTTCTAAAGAGGTATATGAATTTTGCCCTGATATAGTGGATCAAGGTGTGGGGGATATAAAAAAACTAAAAGAATCAATAAAAGAAAATAATGAACTGTTTTTATGGTGGGATTAA